From Desulfatitalea tepidiphila, one genomic window encodes:
- a CDS encoding glycosyltransferase family 4 protein, which translates to MSDLTLQRTATPDEDRPLRICLLSYRGNPHCGGQGVYVRHLSHALCQLGHRVDVMSGQPYPQLDNGARLHRLPSLDLYNPEALFRTPTIRELCNPINMLEWVGISTMGFTEPLSFGLRAYRRLKTHNGYDILHDNQSLSYGVWALARHIPTVATIHHPITVDRDLAIRAETALWKKAKHVRWYSFIGMQKRVAPTLKRIITVSSHARDDICREFRIPSERFSVVPNGIDTDRFYPLPGIERERCRLIVTNSSDIALKGLHVLLRAMAELVSTLPRLKLVVVGMPKKKSPIYKLIADLNLRQRVHFTGRIDQDEFVRQYARAWAAVVPSLYEGFGLPAGEAMACGVPVISTTGGALPEVVGDAGLLVPPGDHHALARAIAQVCEHPDLATTLGRAGYERVMAHFTWRAAAEKTVAAYRRTIHDYRRFSMPQHTGQ; encoded by the coding sequence TTGTCTGACCTGACTTTGCAACGAACCGCTACTCCCGATGAAGACCGCCCACTGCGTATCTGCCTGTTAAGTTACCGTGGCAATCCCCATTGCGGGGGGCAGGGCGTCTATGTGCGCCATTTGAGCCACGCTCTGTGCCAGCTGGGGCACCGGGTGGATGTGATGTCCGGCCAGCCCTACCCCCAACTGGACAACGGCGCCCGGCTGCACCGCCTGCCCAGCCTGGACCTGTACAATCCCGAGGCGCTGTTCCGAACGCCTACGATCCGCGAACTGTGCAATCCAATCAACATGCTCGAATGGGTCGGCATCTCGACCATGGGTTTTACCGAACCCCTCTCCTTTGGCCTGCGCGCTTATCGCCGGCTCAAAACCCATAATGGATACGATATCCTGCACGACAACCAGAGCCTTTCCTACGGTGTGTGGGCCCTTGCGCGTCACATTCCCACTGTCGCCACGATTCACCACCCCATCACCGTGGACCGCGATCTGGCCATTCGGGCCGAAACCGCACTGTGGAAAAAAGCCAAACATGTCCGCTGGTACAGTTTCATCGGCATGCAAAAACGGGTGGCGCCGACCTTAAAGCGCATCATAACCGTTTCATCGCATGCCCGGGATGACATTTGCCGTGAATTCCGCATTCCCAGCGAACGCTTCAGCGTTGTGCCCAACGGTATCGATACGGATCGATTCTATCCGCTGCCCGGCATCGAACGCGAACGGTGCCGGTTGATCGTGACCAACAGCTCAGATATCGCCTTGAAAGGGCTGCATGTGCTGCTGCGGGCAATGGCCGAGCTGGTGTCGACCCTGCCGCGGCTCAAACTGGTCGTCGTGGGCATGCCCAAGAAAAAGAGCCCCATTTACAAGCTCATTGCCGACCTGAATTTGAGGCAACGCGTCCATTTCACCGGCCGCATCGATCAGGATGAGTTCGTCCGCCAATACGCCCGGGCCTGGGCCGCTGTGGTCCCCTCCCTTTACGAAGGGTTCGGCCTGCCGGCCGGCGAAGCCATGGCCTGCGGTGTGCCGGTGATCAGCACCACCGGGGGTGCCCTGCCCGAAGTGGTGGGCGATGCCGGTCTGCTGGTGCCACCGGGAGATCACCATGCACTGGCCAGGGCCATCGCACAGGTCTGCGAGCACCCCGATCTTGCGACAACTTTGGGCCGCGCCGGTTACGAGCGGGTGATGGCCCATTTCACATGGCGGGCGGCCGCCGAGAAAACCGTCGCCGCCTACCGTCGGACCATCCATGATTACCGTCGATTTTCAATGCCTCAACATACCGGCCAGTAG
- a CDS encoding class I SAM-dependent methyltransferase codes for MITVDFQCLNIPASSRILDIGCGSGRHVAAAYALDRAIVVGADANAKDLQAARERLKFHDYLGQHGNGHWLLSAADITHLPFGNETFDLVICSEVLEHIPDDHRAMSEIMRVLKPGHPLVVSVPRRWPESICWWLSRPYRHMPGGHVRIYRAPQLVEKIESLGASHWRTHFAHGLHSPYWWLKCLLGLENTQSLPVQLYHRLLTWDIMQHPRLTRTLERWLNPLVGKSVVLYFRKRALHP; via the coding sequence ATGATTACCGTCGATTTTCAATGCCTCAACATACCGGCCAGTAGCCGGATCCTCGACATCGGCTGCGGATCAGGCCGCCACGTAGCAGCCGCCTATGCGCTCGACCGCGCCATAGTGGTGGGGGCCGACGCCAATGCCAAAGATCTGCAGGCGGCCCGGGAAAGGCTAAAATTTCACGACTACCTGGGCCAGCATGGAAACGGCCATTGGCTGTTGAGTGCCGCCGATATCACCCATCTGCCCTTTGGGAATGAAACATTCGATCTGGTCATCTGCTCGGAGGTCCTTGAACATATACCGGACGATCACCGCGCAATGAGTGAAATCATGCGAGTCCTGAAACCCGGACATCCACTGGTGGTCAGCGTACCGAGACGCTGGCCCGAAAGCATCTGCTGGTGGTTGTCCCGCCCCTACCGCCACATGCCCGGCGGGCATGTACGTATCTATCGCGCCCCTCAACTCGTCGAGAAAATAGAATCGCTCGGCGCCAGCCACTGGCGCACCCATTTCGCCCACGGTCTCCATAGTCCCTACTGGTGGCTCAAATGCCTTCTGGGTCTGGAAAATACCCAAAGCCTGCCCGTGCAGCTCTACCACCGTCTGCTCACATGGGACATCATGCAACACCCCCGACTGACCAGAACACTGGAACGTTGGCTGAATCCATTGGTTGGTAAAAGCGTGGTGCTCTATTTCCGCAAAAGGGCCCTCCACCCATAA
- a CDS encoding class I SAM-dependent methyltransferase — MNRCLEQVVEQAGQVRGFLAPDEGERLYRMASEACRLGPCLEIGSYCGKSALYLGRACKENGQVLFSIDHHRGSEEQQPGEEYFDIALFDARYYRIDTFPHFLRTLELADLEGSVIPIVATSTLVARSWATPLALVFIDGGHALETVQGDYDGWARHVMPGGYLLFHDIFPDPAQGGQAPYIVYQAAIASGRFVELPMTGTLGVLQRK, encoded by the coding sequence ATGAATCGATGCCTTGAGCAGGTGGTTGAGCAGGCCGGGCAGGTCAGAGGTTTTCTCGCCCCGGACGAGGGTGAACGGTTGTATCGTATGGCGTCGGAGGCTTGCCGCCTGGGGCCTTGCCTGGAAATCGGCAGCTATTGCGGTAAATCGGCGCTCTATCTCGGACGGGCTTGCAAGGAGAATGGCCAGGTGCTTTTTTCCATCGACCACCACCGGGGCTCCGAAGAGCAGCAACCCGGCGAGGAATATTTCGACATCGCCTTGTTCGATGCACGCTATTACCGGATCGACACCTTTCCCCATTTCCTGCGAACGCTCGAACTGGCCGACCTGGAAGGCAGTGTCATTCCTATCGTCGCAACATCGACCCTCGTTGCCCGATCCTGGGCAACACCCCTGGCACTGGTGTTTATAGACGGCGGTCACGCCCTCGAGACGGTTCAAGGCGATTATGACGGGTGGGCCAGGCATGTCATGCCCGGAGGCTATCTGCTCTTTCACGACATATTCCCCGATCCCGCCCAGGGCGGCCAGGCACCTTACATCGTCTACCAAGCGGCCATCGCATCGGGACGGTTCGTTGAGCTTCCCATGACAGGTACGCTGGGCGTGCTGCAAAGAAAATAA
- a CDS encoding two-component system sensor histidine kinase NtrB: MDRPPGKQKEGARNVDEARLTEIAYHQKMNRWVGSLGAIIFVSFAIFYGCRQNLFQATVFSLLFINVTASLIIGRKIQDLDKLVILKRSTGGAGFALLAIGLWAGILSEDIYIFMPWMFSYPVAVTLFFGKRIGIYSAMAFTVVGVIAFMGMDLPPWDPSAVQMFRLNALFSLVTITAVSLIGEKFRIRVQNDLLTAQANYKRSEERQRQARQMQAIATLAGGIAHQFNNALSAIYGNVNLIEMEPHADRTVKFTESMRRSADRMRTLTEQLLAYARGGKYLPRTFSINELVREVLDSDRIQVEPSLKVHLNLAQDIVMTRGDVTQIGIVIEAVLSNALESMNANGELTIHTCNHCIPLTDPATSPALPSGRYAHLDIQDNGTGMNEQTRQRIFEPFFTTKFFGRGLGMAAAYGIVQNHDGSITVDSAPGQGTRVHIYLPEDLLADHQERQSKGI, translated from the coding sequence ATGGACAGACCACCCGGTAAACAAAAAGAAGGCGCCCGAAACGTTGACGAAGCGCGTCTCACCGAAATCGCCTACCACCAGAAGATGAACCGCTGGGTCGGATCTCTGGGCGCGATCATCTTTGTCTCTTTTGCGATCTTTTACGGCTGCCGCCAGAACCTCTTCCAGGCCACTGTTTTTTCGCTCTTGTTCATCAATGTCACCGCATCCTTGATCATCGGGCGCAAAATTCAAGATCTGGACAAATTGGTCATCCTGAAACGCAGCACCGGCGGTGCCGGTTTCGCGCTCTTGGCCATCGGCCTCTGGGCCGGCATCCTCAGCGAGGACATCTACATTTTCATGCCTTGGATGTTCAGCTATCCGGTGGCTGTCACCCTGTTTTTCGGCAAACGTATCGGCATCTATTCGGCCATGGCCTTCACCGTGGTGGGGGTCATCGCCTTTATGGGTATGGATTTGCCGCCCTGGGACCCGTCGGCGGTCCAAATGTTCCGTCTCAATGCGCTGTTCTCCCTGGTGACGATCACCGCCGTCTCCCTGATCGGCGAAAAATTTCGTATTCGCGTTCAAAACGACCTGTTGACTGCCCAGGCGAATTACAAGCGGTCCGAGGAGCGGCAACGCCAAGCCAGGCAAATGCAGGCGATCGCCACCCTGGCGGGCGGCATCGCCCACCAGTTCAACAATGCGCTTTCGGCCATCTATGGCAATGTGAATCTGATTGAAATGGAGCCCCATGCCGATAGAACCGTCAAGTTTACCGAATCCATGCGCCGATCGGCCGATCGGATGCGCACGCTGACCGAACAGCTGCTGGCTTATGCCCGGGGCGGGAAATACCTGCCAAGAACCTTCTCCATCAACGAGCTGGTTCGCGAGGTGCTCGACTCCGATCGCATCCAAGTCGAACCGTCCTTAAAGGTGCATCTAAACCTGGCGCAGGATATAGTTATGACCAGGGGCGACGTCACCCAGATCGGCATCGTCATCGAAGCGGTGTTGTCCAATGCCTTGGAGTCCATGAACGCAAACGGGGAATTGACGATTCACACCTGCAATCACTGCATTCCGCTCACCGACCCAGCGACATCGCCTGCATTGCCATCTGGCCGCTACGCGCATCTTGACATCCAGGACAATGGCACGGGAATGAATGAACAAACCCGCCAACGCATTTTTGAACCCTTTTTCACGACCAAGTTCTTCGGGCGGGGACTGGGGATGGCCGCCGCTTACGGCATTGTTCAAAATCACGACGGATCGATCACCGTCGATTCTGCGCCGGGCCAGGGCACCCGGGTGCATATCTATCTGCCGGAGGATCTGCTCGCTGACCATCAAGAACGGCAATCGAAGGGAATCTGA
- a CDS encoding DNA translocase FtsK, whose translation MRKEIIGILLFFLVVFSLISLLSYHHEDPSIHNTGGNAVVHNLFGTLGAHVAGLLVGLFGLGAFWVPVLLLLASIHFFSAQSRKTVVHIVVGGVLLLLTTGCLLAFKQNAYELFDRHFSAGGIIGLPLKDFLVHYANLTGGLIIIGIAWLIGFILTTGFSVVAFYHRICSAMARLSGRIKDLRVKRQERRTKAKKRDRVLKAKADTTVSDIEIKAPVIPKPVKRVEPPKQKMFDFMQEEGEFQLPPISLLDDPEDRPHSVNSDNLRMQSKLLEKKLEDFGVHGQVVAVTPGPVITTFEYAPAPGVKINKIVNLSDDLALALRAISVRIVAPIPGKAAIGIEVPNTDRETVRFKEIVASEAFEKSKSKLTLCLGKDIVGHPVAAAMDKMPHLLIAGATGAGKSVALNTMICSFLYKARPDEVKLIMVDPKRIELSAYDGIPHLIVPVVTDAKKATNALFWAVKEMERRYELLSEKKARHISQYNQKIEKPGAGKKGDKVEAGAEAQTQPLPYIVIIIDELADLMMVASRDVEVALTRLAQMARAAGIHLILATQRPSVDVLTGIIKANFPTRLTFQVSSKTDSRTIIDANGAENLLGMGDMLFLPPGTGRLQRIHGAYISEAELGRIIEHVKKQQAPDYDHAIVETPREEKADGEDQEYDERYDEALALVTRTGQASISMIQRHLRIGYNRAARIVETMEREGVVGPSDGVKQREVLVRNLDDLP comes from the coding sequence ATGAGAAAGGAAATCATCGGCATCCTGCTGTTCTTTCTGGTGGTCTTCAGTCTGATCAGCCTGCTTTCCTACCACCACGAAGACCCGTCCATTCATAACACGGGCGGCAATGCGGTGGTGCATAACCTGTTCGGTACGTTGGGGGCCCATGTTGCCGGCCTGCTGGTCGGTCTGTTCGGATTGGGGGCCTTCTGGGTACCGGTGTTGCTGCTGCTGGCCAGCATCCATTTCTTCAGCGCCCAATCTCGCAAAACGGTCGTGCATATTGTGGTCGGCGGGGTGTTGCTCCTGCTGACCACCGGATGCCTGCTGGCGTTCAAACAGAACGCGTATGAACTTTTCGACCGCCACTTTTCGGCCGGTGGCATCATCGGCCTGCCGTTGAAGGATTTTCTCGTTCACTACGCCAATCTGACCGGCGGCCTGATCATCATCGGCATCGCCTGGCTGATCGGTTTCATTTTAACAACTGGATTTTCGGTGGTGGCGTTTTACCATCGCATCTGTTCCGCGATGGCTCGGCTGTCCGGCCGCATCAAGGATCTGCGCGTCAAACGGCAGGAACGGCGAACCAAGGCCAAGAAGCGGGACCGGGTGCTCAAGGCCAAGGCCGATACAACAGTGTCGGACATCGAAATCAAGGCGCCCGTAATACCCAAGCCGGTCAAGAGAGTCGAGCCACCCAAGCAGAAGATGTTCGATTTCATGCAGGAAGAGGGGGAGTTTCAACTGCCGCCCATCTCTTTGCTGGATGATCCCGAAGATCGGCCGCACTCCGTCAACAGCGATAACCTGCGCATGCAGTCCAAGCTGCTGGAGAAGAAACTGGAAGATTTCGGGGTCCACGGCCAGGTGGTGGCCGTAACGCCCGGGCCGGTGATCACCACGTTCGAGTATGCCCCGGCGCCAGGGGTCAAGATCAACAAGATCGTGAACCTTTCCGATGACCTTGCGTTGGCCTTGCGGGCGATCAGCGTGCGGATCGTGGCACCCATCCCAGGTAAGGCGGCCATCGGCATCGAGGTGCCCAACACCGACCGTGAGACCGTGCGTTTCAAGGAGATCGTGGCTTCCGAAGCCTTCGAGAAGTCCAAATCCAAGCTGACGCTCTGTCTGGGCAAGGACATCGTCGGCCATCCCGTGGCCGCCGCAATGGACAAGATGCCCCATCTGTTGATTGCAGGCGCCACCGGGGCCGGCAAGAGCGTCGCCCTCAACACCATGATCTGCAGCTTCCTCTATAAGGCCAGGCCCGACGAGGTCAAACTGATCATGGTCGACCCCAAGCGCATCGAGCTTTCGGCCTACGACGGCATCCCGCATCTCATCGTACCGGTGGTCACGGATGCCAAGAAGGCCACCAACGCGCTGTTCTGGGCGGTCAAGGAGATGGAGCGGCGTTACGAGCTGCTTTCCGAGAAAAAGGCACGCCATATCAGCCAGTACAATCAGAAAATCGAGAAGCCGGGGGCCGGCAAAAAGGGCGACAAGGTCGAAGCGGGAGCAGAGGCGCAGACACAGCCGCTGCCTTACATCGTGATCATCATCGACGAGTTGGCCGACCTGATGATGGTGGCCTCCCGGGATGTGGAGGTGGCCCTGACCCGCCTGGCCCAGATGGCCCGGGCCGCCGGTATTCACCTGATACTGGCCACACAACGGCCGTCGGTGGATGTGCTCACCGGTATCATCAAGGCCAACTTCCCCACCCGGTTGACCTTTCAGGTCTCGTCCAAGACCGATTCGCGCACCATCATCGATGCGAATGGCGCGGAAAACCTGCTCGGCATGGGCGACATGCTGTTTTTGCCGCCCGGCACGGGACGCCTCCAGCGAATTCACGGCGCCTACATCTCCGAGGCCGAGCTGGGCCGCATCATCGAGCATGTCAAAAAGCAGCAGGCGCCCGATTACGACCACGCCATCGTGGAGACCCCGAGGGAAGAAAAAGCAGACGGCGAGGATCAGGAGTATGACGAACGCTATGACGAAGCGTTGGCCCTGGTGACCCGCACCGGCCAGGCCAGCATTTCCATGATCCAGCGCCATCTGCGTATCGGCTACAACCGTGCCGCCCGTATCGTGGAAACCATGGAACGCGAGGGTGTGGTGGGGCCGTCCGACGGGGTCAAGCAGCGAGAGGTGCTGGTTCGAAATCTCGATGACCTGCCTTGA
- a CDS encoding ribonuclease J, which yields MIKLVPLGGLGEIGLNMMAVECQGTMFVIDVGLMFPEDYMLGVDYVIPDMSYVKQNVKKMAGVVLTHAHEDHIGALPYLLKDMSTRVFGTPFTLGLARHKLEEHDLLSHAELHVIHPRETLKIGPFALEFIRVNHSVVDGVGIAIRTPYGTIVHTGDFKFSHTCVDNMETDVSKFARCGEEGVLALLSDSTNVEKSGYTVSDCEIGDSLAGICQRCTGRIIIALFASNIGRIQQIVEIARQNNRKILFNGRSIEVSVHIARELGYLNIPKGMEIDIDQLNQFPDDETVVVTTGSQGEPMSALARMAAGSHRQIRIKPDDTVILSSKFIPGNEKAITNIINELFRCGANVIYEKIAHVHVSGHAFQEELKMMLRLTRPRYFIPIHGEFRHLVQHARLAEEQGVARENILLAQNGQAIIFDASGGRLADQVVTGRLLIDGKGIGDVGRSVLKERRMLSEEGMVVVNMAFDEETGVIIYGPDVVSKGFVFETETGHLLDDAQCVILEIVEDVPPEVPNRVEIIRNRLQAALRQYFFFTIGRRPVIMPFIVQV from the coding sequence ATGATTAAACTTGTTCCTCTAGGAGGCCTGGGTGAGATCGGTCTCAACATGATGGCCGTAGAGTGCCAGGGCACGATGTTCGTCATCGACGTGGGGTTGATGTTCCCCGAAGATTACATGTTGGGGGTCGATTACGTGATTCCCGACATGAGCTATGTCAAACAGAACGTAAAAAAGATGGCGGGAGTGGTGCTGACCCACGCCCACGAAGACCACATCGGTGCCTTGCCCTATCTGCTCAAGGATATGAGCACAAGGGTGTTCGGCACGCCGTTTACGCTGGGGCTGGCACGCCATAAGCTGGAAGAGCATGACCTGTTGTCCCATGCCGAACTGCATGTCATCCATCCCCGCGAAACCCTTAAGATCGGTCCGTTTGCCTTGGAGTTTATCCGTGTCAACCACAGCGTCGTGGATGGCGTCGGGATCGCCATTCGAACGCCCTATGGCACGATCGTTCACACCGGGGACTTTAAATTTAGCCACACCTGCGTCGACAATATGGAAACCGATGTGAGCAAGTTCGCCCGTTGCGGCGAAGAAGGGGTTCTGGCGCTGCTTTCCGATTCGACCAATGTGGAAAAGAGCGGCTACACGGTGTCGGATTGTGAAATCGGTGACTCCCTGGCCGGAATCTGTCAAAGATGCACCGGCCGGATCATCATCGCCCTCTTTGCTTCAAATATCGGACGTATTCAACAGATCGTGGAGATCGCCAGACAGAACAACCGGAAGATCCTGTTTAACGGCCGCAGCATCGAGGTGTCGGTCCATATCGCCCGCGAACTCGGATATCTGAACATTCCCAAGGGGATGGAGATCGACATCGATCAACTCAACCAATTCCCCGACGACGAGACGGTGGTCGTCACGACCGGAAGTCAGGGGGAGCCCATGTCCGCCCTGGCCCGCATGGCCGCGGGAAGCCATCGCCAAATCAGGATCAAACCCGACGACACGGTAATCCTCTCCTCCAAGTTCATTCCCGGCAACGAAAAGGCCATCACCAATATCATCAACGAACTCTTCCGCTGCGGGGCCAACGTCATCTATGAGAAGATCGCCCACGTGCATGTGTCCGGCCACGCGTTCCAGGAGGAGCTGAAAATGATGTTGCGCCTGACCCGCCCCCGATATTTTATTCCCATCCACGGGGAGTTTCGTCATCTGGTGCAGCATGCCCGCCTCGCCGAGGAGCAGGGCGTGGCCAGGGAGAATATCCTGTTGGCCCAAAACGGGCAGGCCATCATATTCGATGCCAGTGGAGGGAGGCTGGCGGACCAGGTGGTTACCGGGCGATTGCTGATCGACGGAAAAGGCATCGGCGATGTGGGGCGCAGTGTGCTCAAGGAGCGGCGCATGCTCTCCGAAGAGGGCATGGTGGTGGTCAATATGGCCTTTGACGAGGAGACCGGTGTCATTATTTATGGCCCGGATGTGGTCTCCAAAGGATTCGTTTTCGAAACCGAGACCGGTCACCTGCTCGACGATGCGCAATGCGTCATCCTGGAGATCGTCGAGGATGTGCCGCCGGAAGTGCCCAACCGGGTCGAGATCATCCGGAACAGGCTTCAGGCCGCCCTTCGCCAATATTTCTTTTTTACCATCGGAAGAAGGCCGGTGATTATGCCGTTTATTGTTCAAGTGTAA
- a CDS encoding lysophospholipid acyltransferase family protein, whose amino-acid sequence MIAFFHTLAIYVWVIIATLIVGLTVILVSFIPNSENFIHKLARAWGRSIVWVSRIKVQVFGSAHLPSKGAVIYMSNHQSNFDIPVFYSALPVQFRWLAKAELFKIPIFGRAMSGAGYISIDRSDPRSALRSLKNAAAKIRNGTSVLIFPEGTRSREGNLLPFKTGGFTLAIDAGVPIIPLAIQGTRQVMAKGDKLIHFGKVRIRLMPPVETAGHTRKNKKALMDQVYASITAAMDADHGERVHD is encoded by the coding sequence GTGATCGCTTTTTTCCACACCCTGGCTATTTATGTGTGGGTCATCATTGCCACGCTGATCGTCGGCTTGACCGTCATTCTCGTCTCCTTCATACCCAACAGCGAGAATTTCATTCATAAGCTTGCCCGGGCATGGGGCCGATCGATCGTATGGGTCAGCCGCATCAAGGTTCAGGTCTTCGGAAGCGCCCATCTTCCCTCAAAAGGGGCGGTCATCTACATGTCCAATCATCAAAGTAACTTCGATATTCCGGTGTTTTACAGTGCACTGCCGGTTCAGTTCCGCTGGCTGGCCAAGGCCGAGTTGTTCAAGATTCCCATTTTCGGACGGGCCATGAGCGGTGCCGGCTATATCAGTATCGACCGCTCCGATCCAAGATCCGCCTTGCGTAGCCTGAAGAATGCGGCGGCCAAGATCCGCAACGGCACTTCTGTTTTGATTTTTCCCGAAGGCACCCGCAGCAGGGAGGGCAACCTGTTGCCTTTCAAAACGGGCGGCTTCACCCTGGCTATCGACGCCGGGGTGCCGATCATTCCTCTGGCGATTCAGGGGACCCGGCAGGTCATGGCAAAGGGTGACAAACTCATCCATTTCGGTAAAGTCCGCATCAGGTTGATGCCGCCGGTGGAAACCGCCGGCCACACCCGCAAAAACAAGAAGGCGCTCATGGATCAGGTGTACGCTTCCATCACAGCGGCCATGGATGCCGATCACGGCGAGAGGGTGCATGATTAA
- a CDS encoding ferredoxin — protein MAFNPVVDEEKCVGCEECVDVCPVEVFEMVDGKSKPVNAEECLGCESCVEVCEAGAITVEEI, from the coding sequence ATGGCTTTCAATCCCGTTGTGGACGAAGAAAAATGCGTAGGTTGCGAAGAGTGCGTGGATGTTTGCCCGGTGGAAGTTTTCGAGATGGTCGATGGTAAATCCAAACCGGTAAACGCCGAGGAGTGTCTTGGCTGTGAAAGTTGCGTCGAAGTTTGCGAAGCAGGCGCGATCACCGTCGAAGAGATCTAA